A single region of the Fimbriimonadaceae bacterium genome encodes:
- a CDS encoding M20/M25/M40 family metallo-hydrolase yields the protein MKIPIALLLTFPLLSSATNFPMAGQEDYASVTQPLLEKGMREMGAYAMLHQLTTNVGARLSGSPEAAKAVAWGQKKMEQLGFENVRLIPCMVPHWVRGDKEEFTLTTSSGQKLRLNGTALGMSVGTPANGITAEVIEVKSLEEAGKLGEKAKGKIVFFNGPMDPTLVSTFGAYGGAVGQRSAGASTVAKFGAVGVLVRSMTLDPDDEPHTGAMRYAEGVKKIPAAALGIQSAERLSAAIKKGPAKVRFVLSCKQLPDGPSANVVGEIRGSEFPDEVIVVGGHLDSWDKGTGAHDDGAGVCQSLEALRLFKGLGWKPKRTIRVVLFMNEENGGRGAAAYLDFAKKSGEKHIAALESDAGGFAPRGFNTSVSAEESARVSKWLPALSVFEAEKFSYGGGGGADVGPLREVGTVLFGLQPESQRYFDYHHSHKDTLDKVSRRELELGALAMATLVWLISEEGI from the coding sequence ATGAAAATCCCAATTGCTCTCCTATTGACATTCCCTCTGCTTTCGTCTGCCACGAATTTTCCAATGGCGGGGCAGGAGGACTATGCGTCAGTGACCCAGCCATTGCTTGAGAAAGGGATGCGCGAGATGGGGGCGTATGCGATGCTGCACCAATTGACGACGAACGTCGGGGCGCGGCTGAGCGGATCGCCTGAAGCTGCAAAGGCGGTTGCATGGGGTCAGAAGAAGATGGAGCAGCTTGGCTTTGAGAACGTCCGGCTAATCCCTTGCATGGTGCCTCATTGGGTTCGGGGGGACAAAGAAGAGTTTACGTTGACCACTTCGTCCGGGCAGAAGCTGCGTTTGAATGGGACGGCGCTTGGGATGAGCGTTGGGACACCGGCGAACGGGATCACAGCTGAGGTGATTGAGGTGAAATCGCTTGAGGAAGCCGGGAAGCTAGGAGAGAAGGCGAAGGGCAAAATCGTATTTTTTAACGGTCCGATGGATCCGACACTTGTGAGCACTTTTGGAGCTTATGGGGGTGCGGTTGGCCAGAGATCGGCGGGGGCTTCGACGGTGGCGAAGTTTGGCGCGGTAGGGGTTTTGGTTCGGAGCATGACGCTTGATCCGGACGACGAGCCGCATACGGGAGCGATGCGTTATGCGGAGGGTGTGAAGAAGATCCCAGCGGCGGCTCTTGGCATTCAGTCGGCAGAGCGTTTGAGCGCGGCAATAAAGAAGGGGCCAGCGAAGGTTCGATTCGTTTTGAGCTGCAAGCAACTGCCAGACGGGCCCTCAGCGAATGTGGTTGGGGAGATTCGCGGTTCGGAGTTTCCGGATGAGGTCATCGTTGTTGGCGGGCACTTGGACAGTTGGGACAAGGGCACGGGGGCGCATGACGACGGGGCAGGGGTTTGCCAGTCTCTGGAGGCATTGCGGCTGTTTAAGGGGTTGGGTTGGAAGCCGAAGCGGACGATTCGGGTCGTGCTTTTCATGAACGAGGAGAACGGAGGCCGGGGAGCGGCGGCTTATCTGGATTTTGCCAAGAAGTCGGGCGAGAAGCATATTGCGGCACTTGAGTCGGATGCGGGTGGGTTTGCACCACGTGGATTTAACACGTCGGTGTCGGCAGAGGAGTCAGCGAGGGTGAGCAAGTGGCTGCCTGCGCTGTCGGTTTTTGAGGCGGAGAAGTTTAGTTATGGAGGCGGTGGCGGTGCGGATGTCGGGCCATTGCGTGAGGTTGGGACGGTGCTTTTTGGCTTGCAGCCGGAGAGTCAGCGGTACTTTGATTATCACCACTCACACAAGGACACGCTTGACAAGGTGAGTCGGCGGGAGTTGGAGTTGGGGGCTTTGGCAATGGCTACGCTTGTCTGGCTGATTTCGGAAGAAGGGATTTAG
- a CDS encoding inorganic phosphate transporter — MPDITFLLILTVILALVFDYINGFHDTANAIATVVSTRVLSPRVAIFLAASLNFAGALVAEKVAKTIAKGIIVPEMATETVVLGAIVGAIVWNLITWVYGIPSSSSHALVGGLVGAGIASGGLSVVTWDGLLDKVIYPLIGSPIVGFVIGFIIMNLIAIFFAHSHAQRVGSVFKKLQVVSSSLMAFAHGQNDAQKSMGIITLALVTHGFVDPNNAHVPLWVKLSCAAAMALGTAAGGWRIMHTVGQKISRLEPVHGFAAETSGAMVILAAGFFGMPISTTHTITTSIFGVASARRFSAVRWSVAQRVVIAWVLTIPASAAVAAGSYWVFSQIWK; from the coding sequence ATGCCTGACATCACGTTCCTCCTGATCTTGACCGTGATTTTGGCGTTGGTGTTTGATTACATCAACGGGTTTCATGACACGGCAAATGCCATCGCGACGGTTGTATCTACCCGAGTCCTTTCTCCTCGTGTCGCCATTTTTCTTGCGGCAAGTTTGAACTTTGCGGGTGCGTTGGTGGCGGAGAAGGTGGCAAAGACGATTGCCAAGGGGATTATCGTCCCCGAGATGGCTACGGAAACGGTTGTCTTAGGGGCGATCGTTGGGGCGATCGTTTGGAACCTGATTACTTGGGTTTACGGCATTCCCAGCAGTTCTTCTCACGCTTTGGTGGGCGGCTTGGTTGGAGCGGGGATTGCGAGCGGGGGGCTGTCGGTTGTGACTTGGGATGGCTTACTCGACAAGGTGATCTACCCCCTGATCGGCTCGCCGATTGTCGGTTTTGTGATTGGGTTTATCATCATGAATCTGATCGCGATCTTTTTTGCCCACTCGCATGCGCAGCGCGTGGGTTCTGTTTTCAAAAAGCTCCAAGTCGTCTCATCCTCTCTTATGGCGTTTGCCCACGGGCAGAACGACGCGCAAAAGAGCATGGGAATTATCACGCTGGCGCTTGTTACTCACGGTTTTGTCGATCCTAACAACGCGCACGTTCCGCTTTGGGTGAAGCTTTCTTGCGCAGCAGCCATGGCGCTGGGGACTGCGGCAGGTGGTTGGCGGATCATGCATACCGTCGGGCAAAAGATCAGTCGTCTTGAGCCTGTTCACGGATTTGCAGCGGAGACTTCGGGCGCGATGGTCATTCTTGCGGCCGGTTTCTTTGGGATGCCGATCAGCACGACGCATACGATCACGACGAGTATTTTTGGCGTTGCGTCAGCTCGCAGGTTCTCGGCGGTTCGGTGGAGTGTCGCTCAACGGGTTGTTATCGCATGGGTGTTGACGATTCCGGCTTCGGCGGCGGTTGCGGCGGGTTCGTACTGGGTGTTTAGCCAAATTTGGAAGTAA
- a CDS encoding DUF47 family protein, whose product MMLLKNRKDTNLYALLEAQAKLDTKAAEEFLAMSRDFERLPHYAQTLSDMETEGDDLTHELQNKIAAVFITPLDKEDLKELSSALDDVIDYIEAAAARADLYGLKGPRAELVPLAELLVKITQLTETAVSSLRNGFAKSQFLKQTLTDIHTVENESDRLFRTALKNLFDEPGIDALTVIKWKELFDRIETAIDKCEHIAAIIGTILVKYA is encoded by the coding sequence ATGATGTTGCTGAAGAACCGTAAAGACACGAACCTGTATGCCTTGCTTGAGGCTCAGGCGAAACTCGACACGAAGGCCGCGGAAGAGTTTTTGGCGATGTCTCGGGATTTTGAGAGGCTGCCGCACTATGCGCAGACTCTATCTGACATGGAGACCGAAGGCGACGATCTGACGCATGAGCTTCAGAACAAGATTGCGGCGGTTTTCATCACTCCGTTGGATAAGGAAGATCTCAAGGAGCTGTCTTCGGCGCTTGACGATGTGATCGACTACATTGAGGCGGCGGCGGCACGGGCCGATCTTTACGGACTTAAGGGGCCGCGCGCCGAGTTGGTGCCGCTTGCCGAACTGCTTGTGAAGATCACACAGCTTACTGAGACAGCCGTGTCTTCACTGCGCAACGGTTTTGCCAAGTCTCAGTTCTTGAAGCAGACATTGACGGATATTCATACAGTTGAGAACGAGAGCGACAGGCTGTTTCGTACGGCGCTCAAGAACCTATTTGATGAGCCGGGAATCGATGCGCTGACCGTGATCAAGTGGAAAGAGCTTTTTGATCGGATTGAGACTGCGATAGACAAGTGCGAACACATCGCGGCGATCATCGGAACGATCTTGGTCAAGTATGCCTGA
- a CDS encoding ribulokinase: MSNRKFSLGLDYGTNSVRALIVDIATGEEVGTGVYDYPSGEQGIIVDPKDPNLAHQHPGDYISGIYGSIEVALKDAQKSSDFSPDRIVGIGVDTTGSTPMPVDKHCVPLGTKLEFKDNPHAQAWLWKDHTSIAEAQEITQKAADQPYLAKCGGAYSSEWFWAKMLKFSRVAPDVAEQTHSWVEQCDFVTAYLTGQSDPTEIRRSACAAGHKALWNSQWGGLPSKEFLSTLSPYLAEMHTRLYTQVFASDKLAGHLDPGIAQKTGLPARIGVAVGAIDAHLGAVGSGIRPGILVKILGTSTCDIMAAPNDGSIPDIPGLCGIAEESVLPGMLGLEAGQAAVGDLFNWGASKLADGDHDRLQREAEALNPGATGLLALDWNNGNRNTLADQELTGLLIGQTLHTTAAEIYRALIEATAFGALRIIQRIEEYGVAVDQVVCCGGIAEKSSFVMQIYADILNRPISITRSSQACALGAAICGAVATGAHPNMETAQKAMCGFKDRVYKPNPDAHRIYAKLDALYLQLHNAFGIRETRTDMSGVMKQLIAIRQDTRN, encoded by the coding sequence ATGTCGAATCGCAAATTCTCTCTCGGCTTGGACTACGGAACCAACAGCGTCCGTGCCCTCATCGTCGACATCGCCACCGGCGAAGAAGTCGGCACTGGCGTCTACGACTACCCAAGCGGTGAACAAGGCATCATCGTCGATCCCAAAGACCCCAACCTCGCCCACCAACACCCCGGCGACTACATCTCTGGCATCTACGGCTCCATAGAGGTCGCCCTCAAAGATGCCCAAAAGTCAAGCGATTTCTCCCCAGACCGCATCGTCGGCATCGGTGTAGACACTACCGGCTCCACCCCCATGCCCGTGGACAAGCACTGCGTCCCCCTCGGAACGAAGCTGGAATTCAAAGATAACCCCCACGCCCAAGCTTGGCTCTGGAAAGATCACACAAGCATCGCTGAAGCCCAAGAGATCACCCAAAAAGCCGCCGATCAGCCCTACCTCGCCAAATGCGGCGGAGCCTACTCCAGCGAATGGTTCTGGGCAAAGATGCTCAAGTTCTCGCGGGTGGCTCCCGATGTCGCCGAGCAAACTCACTCCTGGGTCGAACAGTGCGACTTCGTCACTGCCTACCTCACCGGCCAGTCCGACCCCACCGAAATCCGCCGCAGCGCCTGCGCCGCCGGACACAAGGCGCTGTGGAACTCCCAATGGGGCGGTCTGCCCTCAAAGGAGTTTCTCTCCACGCTCTCACCCTATCTTGCCGAAATGCATACCCGGCTCTACACCCAAGTCTTTGCCTCCGACAAACTTGCCGGACATCTCGACCCCGGCATCGCCCAAAAGACCGGACTCCCCGCCAGGATTGGCGTTGCCGTGGGTGCTATTGACGCCCACCTCGGCGCTGTGGGCAGCGGAATCCGCCCGGGCATTTTGGTGAAAATCCTCGGCACCAGCACCTGCGACATCATGGCCGCCCCCAACGACGGCTCCATCCCCGACATTCCCGGTCTTTGCGGGATTGCCGAAGAGTCCGTTCTCCCTGGAATGCTCGGCCTGGAAGCAGGCCAAGCCGCTGTGGGCGATCTCTTTAATTGGGGGGCATCCAAACTCGCCGATGGAGACCATGACCGCCTCCAACGCGAAGCAGAGGCGCTCAACCCCGGTGCTACCGGACTCCTCGCTCTCGACTGGAACAACGGCAACCGAAACACCCTCGCCGATCAAGAACTCACTGGCCTCCTCATCGGGCAAACCCTGCACACCACCGCCGCCGAGATATACCGCGCTCTGATCGAAGCAACCGCCTTCGGCGCACTGCGCATCATCCAACGCATCGAGGAATACGGCGTCGCTGTCGACCAAGTGGTCTGCTGCGGAGGAATCGCCGAAAAGAGCTCCTTCGTCATGCAAATCTACGCCGACATCCTAAACCGCCCCATCAGCATCACACGATCCAGCCAGGCCTGTGCCCTCGGCGCCGCCATCTGCGGTGCCGTCGCCACGGGCGCACATCCAAACATGGAAACCGCCCAAAAAGCCATGTGCGGATTCAAGGACCGGGTTTACAAACCCAACCCCGATGCCCATCGCATCTACGCCAAGCTCGACGCCCTGTACCTCCAACTTCACAATGCGTTTGGCATTCGTGAAACCCGAACCGACATGAGCGGTGTAATGAAGCAGCTCATCGCCATCCGTCAGGACACCCGCAACTAA
- a CDS encoding phytanoyl-CoA dioxygenase family protein — translation MNPKLERQPSLAEVESYRTNGYLLARNLFSQEECKGLSKYFTDMVERGGDGWAEGGVDPENPDPLRRYPRLLQPHRGDQVALEFMLDERIRAYLSAFYERDPLAVQTMIYFKPPGAKGQALHQDQRYLCAEPGTCMAAWLALEDIDEENGCLTIVPGSHDLPMLCPGHADPNASFTDHLVPIPEGLKAIPLPMKEGDMLFFNGSLIHGSGPNLSEDRFRRIIVGHYIGGEAEMVAEYYFPVYRFDGTTVDGLDAAKTGGPCGVLVDKDGKQIIEITGEMEGASSAH, via the coding sequence ATGAATCCGAAACTTGAGCGCCAACCCTCACTCGCCGAAGTGGAATCCTACCGAACAAACGGATACCTCCTCGCCCGCAACCTCTTCTCCCAAGAAGAGTGCAAGGGCCTGAGCAAATACTTCACCGACATGGTCGAGCGGGGTGGCGACGGTTGGGCAGAAGGTGGCGTCGATCCCGAAAATCCCGATCCGCTGCGCCGCTATCCCCGACTCCTCCAACCACACCGAGGCGATCAGGTTGCCCTTGAGTTCATGCTCGACGAACGCATCCGCGCTTACCTCTCCGCCTTCTACGAGCGTGACCCCCTCGCCGTCCAAACCATGATCTACTTCAAGCCTCCCGGCGCGAAGGGCCAAGCCCTCCACCAAGATCAACGCTACCTCTGCGCTGAACCCGGTACCTGCATGGCCGCATGGCTGGCTCTCGAAGACATTGACGAAGAGAACGGATGCCTCACCATCGTTCCCGGATCGCACGACCTACCCATGCTCTGCCCCGGACACGCCGACCCCAATGCAAGCTTTACCGACCACCTTGTTCCAATTCCAGAAGGCCTCAAAGCGATTCCCCTCCCCATGAAAGAGGGCGACATGCTCTTCTTCAACGGTTCACTGATCCACGGCTCGGGGCCAAACCTCTCCGAAGACCGTTTTCGTAGAATCATCGTCGGGCACTACATCGGAGGCGAAGCCGAAATGGTCGCCGAGTACTACTTCCCCGTCTACAGATTCGATGGAACCACCGTTGATGGTCTTGACGCAGCAAAGACAGGCGGACCTTGCGGGGTCCTTGTCGACAAAGACGGCAAACAAATCATCGAAATCACCGGTGAAATGGAGGGCGCAAGCTCAGCGCATTGA
- a CDS encoding PilZ domain-containing protein, producing MSSVSQHSFNGVRARFQRLTDNRFFVGWVQSFYANQIVVRGSTDSILSPGDNFYFEIHGLNAMATFTARLTSFDELDVLKNANFQFVQGADTQVISVAELDFEFEITSQVRYARPVEEFRLMVNKMTAQFQCKGNNHDVTVTDISTGGLGLVSEGGFEVGDTGEVAIFSEFGVIRSEVEVRYSIRDPKSLTAYRNGVKILNMARIDVAKWNSLLTNSSF from the coding sequence ATGTCGAGCGTTTCTCAACACAGCTTTAATGGAGTGAGGGCCAGGTTCCAACGGCTAACTGACAACCGCTTCTTCGTCGGTTGGGTTCAGAGCTTTTATGCCAACCAGATCGTCGTGCGCGGTTCTACCGACTCAATTTTGAGCCCAGGTGACAACTTTTACTTTGAGATCCATGGGCTGAACGCCATGGCAACATTCACTGCCCGACTCACCAGCTTCGACGAGCTTGACGTTCTGAAGAACGCGAACTTCCAGTTTGTTCAGGGGGCAGATACTCAGGTCATTTCGGTTGCAGAGCTGGACTTTGAGTTTGAGATCACAAGTCAAGTGCGCTATGCGCGACCCGTTGAAGAGTTTCGGCTGATGGTCAATAAGATGACCGCGCAGTTTCAGTGCAAAGGGAACAATCACGACGTGACAGTTACCGATATCTCGACCGGCGGCTTAGGCCTCGTTTCGGAGGGCGGCTTTGAGGTCGGAGATACGGGCGAAGTTGCGATTTTTTCGGAGTTTGGAGTTATTCGCAGCGAGGTTGAAGTGCGGTACTCCATCCGTGATCCGAAGTCTTTGACCGCGTATCGGAACGGCGTTAAGATTCTGAACATGGCGCGGATTGACGTGGCGAAGTGGAACTCTCTCCTAACGAACAGCTCGTTCTGA
- a CDS encoding caspase family protein: MGRQTLTNVGRHVMTWGLAALLFAASFGLSETKKSEESRLRLVPIVSDQRLEDIQESPDGTRLITHDRGFAPRLWEPKSMRMLGVLGGHPLFPIQRAEMSWDGSRIITRSRDMVRLWDSRSAKLIAEWSADVKAGQYFSEARISRDNGFVVIGGELGEVWTAETKAGSKIALLGKHGEASEDKQPFVRDINISNDGKRVASCCNGTSLIVWEVVGRKPVREFAGPQEGSGWIELSHDSKQVLVTGLDNKAYLWSVDTGEKQQEWEHIIGNKGFMPNTLMAAIFVGKSFDEVLVAGPTGTMTIYDRKSGTLLRKLIGYKGAVREIRKSRDGLKVATYADEEYSKTNEPLKVWDVPSAKEHPFTRGVGGPTAGEFSPDARYFWVGYEDGSIRRHQLSDGSIHTETIGSVQAFEGFYPLGVSGRFYYSRPSYGRLGVERRFTLFDPQNPTGSVVYQVDGRHLLCSDTGRLALGRAYYKDEDGKDKVTKAIWDVTTDKLVWGFQDSFEGVVWGGKEELLGWTDTEVLHFDMAGPSYVATPFATSSAKMALAWMSQDNRWGVALDSELGLHVFGLNGNAQKYDLGKTDSALREQIAISPDSKRLVHMVGGSYVVVDLESGKALATIPMAKAKYKDEERSLIDQIAFGPDSQTLIVGGYGQFVFIDAVSGKQRFSLSCESSLNGQSIASRISPDGKVFVATDTRSVTLHSMSEGKPVARIDLTDTISSLAYTLDSKRLIISDATEQATIWDATQFVPGNGPESPMTYRKLGSFVVMRDQSWLAMDGNGRYDASDPSNVTGASYVLEWEGGLEPIEVSQLKSLYYEPGLLAKLLGTNDEPLRSVPNLANVRLYPEIKLTPSERNPNRVEVALTERDGGGIGTVHVLINGKEVMKKEGTGFFNVDTSDYAQYFLPAARLVEGRGNLLQVYATNKSGDLTSRAEVVDLGIPKGLQTPDVNLYGLFVGVSDYVGNKRDLKAPASDAEKLGEAVLKTGGRLLPKRVHVTELTTDNENPELRPTRQAILGWFDAIAKKATSSDIIVVFFAGHGTSAIGGQRGYFFLTADADPSEVTASIIGTSTITGDDLQKKLAAIPASKQVIILDTCHSGAAASTLLQSDRSVSSDFARAYESIKDGSGTWLLAGAAADQLSYESNNVEHGMLTYSLLEAINKASSDGLRSASGGDLFVDVERWLSYAAGRVDSLKNEVGISGIQRPEFKRSRSGGSFDIGVTRPEFRGELGLKPPLPVVIMGTFDEDEVDPLGLENAIVGVMRESQAVKLWTDITKHPNVYRIAGTYSRNNDTKVVKLRLVVQKFDSQQSRKNLKTIEIEGLSDRMPELAKLVRERVEETIRELEKK, from the coding sequence ATGGGCCGTCAAACCCTTACAAACGTCGGCCGCCACGTTATGACTTGGGGTTTGGCGGCCCTATTATTTGCAGCGTCTTTCGGGCTAAGCGAAACGAAGAAGTCGGAAGAGAGCCGTCTACGGCTGGTTCCGATCGTTAGCGATCAGCGGCTTGAGGACATTCAGGAGTCGCCCGACGGCACTCGGCTGATTACTCACGACAGGGGTTTTGCTCCGAGGCTGTGGGAGCCCAAGTCCATGCGGATGTTGGGCGTTTTGGGCGGGCATCCGCTCTTCCCAATCCAGCGGGCAGAGATGTCTTGGGATGGGTCTCGCATCATCACTCGGTCCCGCGACATGGTGCGGCTGTGGGATTCTCGCTCTGCAAAGCTGATTGCGGAATGGTCGGCAGATGTTAAGGCTGGCCAGTATTTTTCTGAAGCGCGAATTTCGCGCGATAACGGCTTTGTCGTTATCGGCGGCGAGTTGGGTGAGGTTTGGACGGCAGAGACGAAAGCCGGTTCAAAGATCGCCTTACTCGGAAAGCATGGGGAAGCCTCTGAGGATAAGCAGCCGTTTGTTCGTGACATTAACATCTCCAACGATGGCAAGCGCGTTGCAAGCTGCTGCAATGGCACGTCGCTGATTGTTTGGGAAGTCGTAGGACGGAAGCCAGTTCGGGAGTTTGCGGGCCCTCAGGAGGGCTCGGGATGGATTGAGCTCTCGCACGATTCAAAGCAAGTTTTAGTTACGGGCCTGGATAACAAGGCTTACCTGTGGTCGGTGGACACGGGTGAGAAGCAGCAAGAGTGGGAGCACATTATTGGGAATAAGGGGTTCATGCCGAACACCCTGATGGCCGCCATTTTTGTAGGCAAGTCCTTTGATGAGGTTTTGGTTGCTGGGCCGACGGGGACGATGACGATCTATGATCGCAAGTCCGGCACGCTTTTGCGCAAGTTGATTGGCTATAAGGGTGCGGTTCGTGAGATTCGGAAATCCCGCGATGGCTTAAAGGTCGCAACTTATGCCGACGAAGAGTACTCAAAGACGAATGAGCCGTTGAAGGTTTGGGACGTTCCTTCGGCGAAGGAACATCCCTTTACGCGTGGGGTTGGCGGTCCGACAGCGGGTGAGTTTAGTCCGGACGCTCGGTACTTCTGGGTTGGATATGAGGATGGCAGTATCCGCCGACATCAGCTCAGTGATGGGAGCATTCACACCGAAACGATTGGTTCAGTTCAGGCATTTGAAGGCTTTTATCCATTGGGTGTGAGCGGACGTTTTTATTACTCGCGGCCCTCTTATGGAAGGTTGGGCGTTGAGAGGAGATTCACGCTTTTTGATCCACAGAATCCGACAGGGTCGGTTGTGTATCAGGTCGACGGCAGGCATCTCTTGTGTTCCGACACTGGCAGGCTAGCGCTGGGGCGGGCTTACTACAAGGATGAAGATGGCAAAGACAAGGTGACGAAGGCTATCTGGGATGTGACCACTGACAAGCTCGTTTGGGGCTTCCAAGATAGTTTTGAGGGCGTGGTTTGGGGTGGCAAAGAGGAGCTTTTGGGTTGGACCGACACAGAGGTCTTGCACTTTGATATGGCGGGACCCTCTTATGTTGCCACTCCTTTTGCTACCAGTTCAGCGAAAATGGCACTGGCCTGGATGAGCCAGGATAACCGATGGGGAGTCGCTTTGGATAGCGAGCTTGGTTTGCATGTTTTTGGGTTAAACGGAAATGCCCAGAAATACGACTTGGGAAAGACGGACAGCGCTCTTCGTGAACAGATCGCTATCTCTCCCGACTCTAAGCGCCTGGTTCATATGGTGGGCGGGAGCTACGTTGTGGTCGATCTTGAATCCGGTAAGGCCCTTGCCACTATACCGATGGCAAAGGCGAAGTACAAGGACGAAGAAAGATCGCTGATTGATCAAATTGCTTTTGGTCCAGACAGTCAGACCTTGATCGTGGGCGGGTACGGACAGTTTGTGTTCATCGACGCGGTTTCGGGCAAACAGAGGTTCTCGCTCTCGTGTGAAAGCAGCCTTAATGGGCAATCCATAGCGAGCCGCATCAGCCCTGACGGGAAGGTGTTCGTCGCTACGGATACTCGGTCGGTGACTCTGCACAGCATGAGTGAGGGGAAGCCGGTTGCGAGGATCGACCTGACAGACACCATAAGCAGCTTGGCTTATACGCTGGATTCCAAGCGATTGATCATCTCCGATGCGACGGAGCAAGCGACGATCTGGGATGCCACGCAGTTTGTTCCGGGGAATGGTCCCGAGTCCCCGATGACGTATCGCAAGCTAGGGTCGTTTGTTGTGATGCGCGACCAGTCTTGGTTGGCGATGGACGGCAACGGACGATATGATGCGAGCGATCCTTCCAATGTGACGGGGGCGTCGTATGTGTTGGAGTGGGAGGGCGGCCTTGAGCCGATCGAGGTTTCGCAGCTGAAGTCCTTGTATTACGAGCCGGGGCTGCTTGCGAAGCTTTTGGGCACAAATGATGAGCCTTTGCGGAGCGTTCCTAACCTTGCGAATGTTCGGCTTTACCCGGAGATCAAGCTCACGCCGAGCGAGCGCAATCCCAATCGTGTTGAAGTGGCTTTGACCGAGCGCGACGGTGGAGGGATCGGCACGGTGCATGTGTTGATCAATGGAAAAGAGGTTATGAAGAAGGAGGGCACCGGCTTCTTCAATGTGGACACGTCGGATTATGCTCAGTACTTTTTGCCTGCGGCAAGGCTCGTTGAGGGGCGAGGCAATCTATTGCAGGTTTATGCGACCAACAAGAGCGGAGATCTGACCAGTCGAGCTGAAGTTGTCGATCTTGGGATACCGAAGGGTTTGCAGACGCCGGATGTGAACCTGTATGGGTTGTTCGTTGGGGTGAGCGACTACGTTGGCAATAAGCGTGACTTGAAGGCTCCGGCAAGCGATGCAGAGAAGCTTGGTGAAGCGGTTTTGAAGACGGGCGGGCGGTTGTTGCCAAAGAGAGTGCACGTCACGGAGTTGACGACCGACAACGAGAACCCCGAACTTAGACCGACAAGGCAGGCGATTCTTGGCTGGTTTGATGCCATCGCGAAGAAGGCGACTTCGAGCGATATCATCGTTGTTTTCTTTGCCGGGCACGGCACAAGCGCGATCGGGGGGCAGCGTGGCTATTTCTTCTTGACGGCGGATGCTGACCCGAGTGAAGTGACGGCGAGCATTATCGGGACCTCGACAATCACAGGAGACGATCTTCAGAAGAAGCTTGCGGCGATACCGGCGAGTAAGCAAGTGATCATTCTGGACACGTGTCATAGCGGAGCAGCGGCGAGCACTTTGCTGCAGTCGGACAGGAGTGTGAGCAGCGACTTTGCCCGTGCGTATGAGTCGATTAAGGATGGGAGCGGGACGTGGCTGTTGGCAGGAGCAGCCGCGGATCAGCTTAGCTATGAATCGAACAATGTCGAGCACGGCATGCTGACTTACTCCCTTCTTGAGGCGATCAATAAAGCCTCCTCGGATGGGTTGAGAAGCGCGAGCGGTGGTGATCTTTTTGTCGATGTTGAGCGATGGCTCAGCTATGCGGCAGGGCGTGTCGATTCTTTGAAGAACGAGGTCGGGATTTCTGGCATACAACGCCCTGAGTTCAAGCGCTCGCGGTCTGGTGGCAGTTTTGATATTGGCGTCACTCGTCCTGAGTTTCGGGGGGAGCTTGGGCTTAAGCCTCCGTTGCCTGTGGTGATCATGGGCACGTTCGATGAGGACGAGGTCGATCCGTTAGGCTTGGAGAATGCGATTGTCGGCGTTATGCGCGAATCGCAAGCCGTTAAGCTGTGGACGGACATCACGAAGCATCCCAATGTGTATCGGATTGCGGGGACTTATAGTCGCAATAACGATACAAAGGTCGTGAAGCTCAGGTTAGTTGTGCAGAAGTTCGACAGTCAGCAGAGCCGCAAGAACTTGAAGACGATTGAGATTGAGGGGCTCTCTGATAGGATGCCGGAGTTAGCCAAGCTTGTTCGTGAAAGGGTTGAAGAGACGATTCGCGAGCTTGAGAAGAAGTGA